The Candidatus Omnitrophota bacterium genomic sequence CTTTCCGGCCTCTTCTTTGACAAAACCTTCATGGACAATGTGGAGGAGTCGCAAATCGATTAATTGCAGGATGCCCTTATAAACTGGATCGGTATTCTTGATCTCAACTAAAAAAGCGTTCTTCTTTTTCCGTTTAATACAGAAATCACGAATTTGACTGAGGATCTGGTTGGTTTTTGAAAGCGCGCCCGATGAATCGAGTTCAATATATCGAAGTTTATCATTTATTAAATCGGAGGCCGCTGTATTTATATTTGTAACGGTAATGCGGGATTGATTTCGGACAGTGGCTTTTGAAATTGCTTGTGAGAAGATATTCAGCGCATCGCGAGGCACGCCGGCCGCAACCCAAACTAGACGATTCAAAACATCATTCGAACTGCATAGACTGCGCGCCGAGGGCAAACCGCAATAGGCTGCATGAGCATCAAGTATTTTACAGATATGATCGCAAGCTTTATCCGCAATAGTGAGGTTATAATCTAATTTGATTTGTTGGGCGTCATGGGGAGACTCCATACCGGTTCGAGTCGCAGCGTCCCAGAACTTCGTAAAAGTCTCTATGGCGGATAACTTAATATAAACGCGAGCGCCTTTAGAGAAGGAGTAAAGAAAATGAAGCAACTTGGGTTGCAGATTAATGTCAATTACATGAAAGTCGTCTAGGAATATCACAAAATCGTTCGATGAGTTTAGAATTATATTCATTAGTCTTTTAGTGTTAGGAAGCAAATTCTTTATTTCCTTCTCGGATGATTCTGCCGAAGACTGGGCAAGCAAACGAAATCGTGAAAGCAAATCATTTGCAATTGCTTCTTGGGCCGCGAATTTGGACGCTTGCTCAAGGATAGTTGCAATGATATCGACGATAACATTTGTATCATTACGTTGAGAGTACGCTTGCATGTCTACCCAAGCGGAAGGCAGGTTTTCTTTTTCTCGCAAATGTAAAGCGTAAAGAAGAAGAGTTGATTTTCCGGAGCCTCTGCGCCCTAAAACGAAGTGACTGGCTGCTGAAGTAATCATATTCTCAGCACCGCTGACGGAATGGATATAGCGCGAAAAAAAATCGGCTCCAAAACTATCCCGACGAATTGTAAGGCTTTCAGAAAGCGTACGAGCAAATAATTTCACTTCCGGCCCTCTTAGCAAGTCTTTGGAGGGTCGCTTTTTAAGCGTCGCTTTCGGGGGAGATGAATAGTTAGGGAATGATTCCGAGATTATATTTTCAAGGATGCTAAAGAAACGATTGGTCGGGTTTGCAAGTTGGATTATCAGTATATCTCCGTCGGGACGTTCGCGTAATTCGTAGTTGAGATCCGATAAACCGGACTTTTTTTGAAACGCCTGTAAAAGAATGCTGTGATTACTAGATAAAACTGGCTTCATCTCCTGCGTATTCATATTTTTATCCCCTTTCCAGCAAGGAAGGTTTTGGCATCCGCAATAAACTGGGTTACTAACTCCATCGCCTCGTTTGGCGTAAGGACTAGATCGTTCACAATCACAGTATGATCGTAATCGGCGAGATTTCTGTCGTCTCTTAAATTGCTAAGATTATTCTTATAAAGAGGGCAATTGGGCAAGTCGACAGGCAATTCTGTGATTTTCTTATGTTCGCTGGTTTCTGTTGAATAGTATCCTTCATGAGCCAGCTTGATGGATCGCGCAATATTGTAGGCGCCGTAATAAAGGCGCGAGATGCGCTGGCGCCATTCTTTTTGGGGGATGCTGCAAGCGAAGTTATAGTGATCCATACCTAGATTGAAAAGTCCTTGGACGTTGTTAGCAATCTCTGTATCAATTGCAGAGATTGCCGCCGAATCTAATATGTATGTGAGATTAGACCTGACCTTCTGACAGTTACCCGTTGCCAGCAAGATGTGAGGCGACTTCGGCATAATCCGATACTCCTTTCAGAGAGTAGAGCGTTCAAAGTCTATACGCAAAGCGTCAACGCTAACGATGGATTCCATTTTCCCCCGTTTACGCTTAGCGCCGATGCAAGATCGAATCCGTCCCCGTATACATGCCTTGCGCGTTCAATTTGAATTCGTCGGGATTGGAGGAGGCGAACAACGCTTCCTCCATCGTTATGATTTCCTGCTTGTAAAGATTCAATAGGGATTGGTTGAAGGTCATCATCCCTAAATCCTGGCCTTTTTGCATCAGTTCTTTCAGTTTCCAAAATTCGCCTTCCATCAGCCCTTTTTTCACGCTGGGCGTGCTGCGCAGAATTTCCAGCGCCGGGATGCGCCCCGTTCCATCCTTGCGGCGCAAAAGCCGCATGGAGACGACGCCGCAAAGTGAGATAGAAAGTTCATGCCGCACCTGGGCGCGCAGATAGTCGGGAAAATAGTTGATGATGCGGTCCAGGGTGTGGGATACGTCAACGGTGTGCAGCGTCGTGAGCACCAGATGGCCGGTTTCGGCGGCGGATACGGCGGTCATCATCGTATCCATATCTCGCATTTCGCCGATAAGGATGACGTCGGGGCTTTGGCGCACTACTTGACGCAGGGCATCCTTGAAATCCAACGTGTCGTATCCCACTTCCCGCTGATTGACGATAGATTGCTTGTCGGTGTGGATGAATTCGATGGGGTCTTCGATCGTCATGATGTGGCGGGAGAAATTGGCGTTGATATGATGGATCATCGCCGCCAGCGTCGTCGACTTGCCGCTGCCCGTCGCGCCGGTGATGATGACGAGGCCGCGCGGCAACTCGGCCAGCTGTTGGATCGCCAACGGCAGATGCAAATGCGCGAAAGTAAGGTCGGCATCTTTGATGAGGCGCGCTACTAGTCCGATATGTCCTTGCTGCCGGAACAGGTTGATGCGGAAGCGGGAACTGGAATCGGGCGAGTAGGCGAAATCGAGGTCGGGACGCTCGCAGAAGATCCGCCATTGATGCTCGGTCAAAATTTGCTTGGCGGCGGCTTCCATATCGCTGTCCGCAACCAATTCCGCTTCGATTCGGCCGACGAGTCCATTGACGCGGAAGGCGGGAGGGATTCCAACTTTCAAATATAAATCCGAAGCGTTCTTCTCGCGCATGATCCCTAATAGTTCATGAATTTGCATAGCGTTATTCTCTCCTGGCGGCGTTTATGAGTTATGATATATCGGATTTAACGCGAAGTCATCCAAGCGGGCGATACGCTGGGGTAGAAAACTGGAACGCAAGAATGATTGAGGTGATTTATGTCGGAACGCATGAAAAAGCTCCCTATTGAAATTTCTTAAACGCGCCCTTCGTCTCTTGCGATTCTGCAATTTGAGGGACCGAAGGAGAATATCGACAAAGTCCTGCGCGCTGTGAAGCCATTTGGTTTTAAGGCGTCTTCTCCTATCGGAACAGATCGAGAATCGATTCCTTGGCGAGAAGCTTTTTCCGATGTCGATGAGGAGACATTGCCGGGGATTTGTCTTCGCGGAGCGCGCGAGAAAAAGGGAATCACTCAGTCGGCTTTATCGGAAAAAACCGGAATCCCGCAAAGGCATATCTCCGAAATGGAAAACGGCAAACGGCCGATCGGCATGAGGAACGCTCGAATATTCGCCAAAGCGTTGAACGTTGGAGATAAAATTTTTCTTTGATAGCAATCCATGCCATATGGCTGCGGGCGCCCGCAGGAAAAGAAGAGGTTGATAGGGAGAAGAAACAGAATAGAATACTCTCCAAGCGCGAGGATGGCGGAATTGGCAGACGCACTAGACTTAGGATCTAGCGCCGAAAGGCATGGGGGTTCGAGTCCCCCTCCTCGCAAACTCCATAAAATCAATAAGTTATAGCAAAAAATAGCAGTCCGATTCGAAGATAAAAAATTACCATTTACCCCAGCATGCACCCCTCAAGATACCAAGAAAAAGACATAGTGGGGATTTTTTAATAAAACCGCCGTCTTTGCCCCAAAAGCATTCTTTTTTCTTTGGAAGTAATTTTCTTCATCCGCGCCGCTTCTTATCGCCTGGACTAAAATCCGCCCGCCGCGCAACGGTCAAAACAAAATCCGTCCAAGACCTCTTGTCTTGGGCGGA encodes the following:
- a CDS encoding PilT/PilU family type 4a pilus ATPase, which produces MQIHELLGIMREKNASDLYLKVGIPPAFRVNGLVGRIEAELVADSDMEAAAKQILTEHQWRIFCERPDLDFAYSPDSSSRFRINLFRQQGHIGLVARLIKDADLTFAHLHLPLAIQQLAELPRGLVIITGATGSGKSTTLAAMIHHINANFSRHIMTIEDPIEFIHTDKQSIVNQREVGYDTLDFKDALRQVVRQSPDVILIGEMRDMDTMMTAVSAAETGHLVLTTLHTVDVSHTLDRIINYFPDYLRAQVRHELSISLCGVVSMRLLRRKDGTGRIPALEILRSTPSVKKGLMEGEFWKLKELMQKGQDLGMMTFNQSLLNLYKQEIITMEEALFASSNPDEFKLNAQGMYTGTDSILHRR
- a CDS encoding helix-turn-helix transcriptional regulator gives rise to the protein MKPFGFKASSPIGTDRESIPWREAFSDVDEETLPGICLRGAREKKGITQSALSEKTGIPQRHISEMENGKRPIGMRNARIFAKALNVGDKIFL